The following coding sequences are from one Canis lupus baileyi chromosome 19, mCanLup2.hap1, whole genome shotgun sequence window:
- the DHPS gene encoding deoxyhypusine synthase isoform X3, whose protein sequence is MVDVLVTTAGGVEEDFIKCLAPTYLGDFSLRGKELRENGINRIGNLLVPNDNYCKFEDWLMPILDQMVLEQNTEGVKWTPSKMIARLGKEINNPESVYYWAQKNHIPVLSPALTDGSLGDMIFFHSYKNPGLVLDIVEDLRLINTQAIFAKRTGMIILGGGVVKHHIANANLMRNGADYAVYINTAQEFDGSDSGARPDEAVSWGKIRVDAQPVKVYADATLVFPLLVAETFAQKRDAFMPEKNED, encoded by the exons ATG GTGGACGTCTTAGTGACCACAGCTGGCGGTGTGGAGGAAGATTTTATCAAGTGCCTGGCACCCACGTACCTGGGCGATTTCAGTCTCAGGGGGAAGGAGCTACGTGAGAACGGGATCAACAG GATTGGAAACCTACTGGTGCCCAATGACAATTACTGCAAGTTTGAGGACTGGTTGATGCCCATTCTGGACCAAATGGTGCTGGAGCAGAACACAGAG GGTGTGAAGTGGACACCTTCCAAGATGATTGCCCGACTGGGCAAGGAGATCAACAACCCAGAATCAGTGTATTACTGGGCCCAGAAG AACCACATCCCCGTGTTGAGCCCAGCGCTCACAGATGGCTCCTTGGGCGACATGATCTTCTTCCATTCCTACAAGAACCCAGGCCTGGTCCTGGACATTGTTGAGG ACCTGCGACTCATCAACACACAGGCCATCTTTGCCAAGCGCACTGGGATGATCATCCTGGGCGGGGGTGTGGTCAAGCACCACATCGCCAATGCCAACCTCATG CGGAATGGGGCTGACTATGCTGTCTACATCAACACGGCCCAGGAGTTTGATGGCTCGGACTCTGGTGCCAGGCCTGACGAAGCTGTCTCTTGGGGCAAGATCCGGGTGGATGCACAGCCGGTCAAG GTCTATGCTGATGCCACCCTggtcttccccctgcttgtggctGAAACCTTTGCCCAGAAAAGAGATGCCTTCATGCCTGAGAAGAATGAAGACTGA
- the WDR83 gene encoding WD repeat domain-containing protein 83 encodes MAFPEPKPRGPELPQKRVKTLDCGQGAVRAVRFNVDGNYCLTCGSDKTLKLWNPLRGTLLRTYSGHGYEVLDAAGSFDNSSLCSGGGDKAVVLWDVASGQVVRKFRGHAGKVNTVQFNEEATVILSGSIDSSIRCWDCRSRRPEPVQTLDEARDGISSVKVSDHEVLSGSVDGRVRRYDLRMGQLFSDYVSSPITCTCFSRDGQCTLVSSLDSTLRLLDKDTGELLGEYTGHKNQEYKLDCCLSERDTHVVSCSEDGKVYFWDLVEGALALALPVGPGVVQSLAYHPTEPCLLTAMGGSVHCWREEAYEAEGGTG; translated from the exons ATGGCTttccctgagccaaaaccacggGGCCCGGAGCTGCCGCAAAAACGGGTGAAGACCCTGGACTGCGGGCAGGGGGCAGTGCGAGCTGTACGATTTAATG TGGATGGCAATTACTGTCTGACGTGCGGCAGCGACAAGACCCTGAAGCTGTGGAATCCGTTGCGAGGGACGCTGCTGAGGACGTACAGTGGCCACGGCTACGAGGTGCTGGACGCGGCCGG CTCGTTTGACAACAGTAGTCTCTGCTCCGGCGGCGGGGACAAGGCGGTGGTGCTGTGGGATGTGGCATCGGGGCAGGTCGTTCGCAAATTCCGGGGCCACGCGGGG AAGGTGAACACGGTCCAGTTTAATGAAGAGGCTACGGTCATCCTGTCTG GCTCTATTGATTCCAGCATACGATGCTGGGACTGCCGATCTCGGAGGCCTGAGCCGGTGCAGACACTGGACGAAGCCAGGGATGGCATATCCAGTGTGAAAGTGTCAGACCATGAGGTCCTGTCAGG CTCCGTTGACGGCCGGGTGAGGCGCTATGACCTGAGGATGGGGCAGCTCTTCTCAGACTATGTGAGCA gtCCTATCACTTGTACCTGCTTTAGTCGGGATGGGCAGTGCACCCTGGTGTCCAGCTTGGACTCCACGTTGCGGCTTCTAGACAAGGACACAGGGGAGCTGCTGGGCGA GTACACAGGCCACAAGAACCAGGAGTACAAGCTGGACTGCTGCCTGAGTGAGCGTGACACACACGTGGTCAGCTGCTCCGAGGATGGAAAGGTGTACTTCTGGGACCTGGTAGAG GGTGCCCTGGCACTGGCCCTTCCTGTGGGTCCCGGCGTGGTACAGTCACTGGCCTACCACCCCACGGAGCCCTGCCTGCTGACTGCCATGGGGGGCAGCGTCCATTGCTGGCGGGAGGAGGCTTATGAGGCTGAGGGTGGCACAGGCTGA
- the DHPS gene encoding deoxyhypusine synthase isoform X4: MEGLPEGKAPAAALAAVLKHSSALPSESSQVRGYDFSRGVDYRALLEAFGTTGFQATNFGRAVQQVNAMIEKKLEPLSQDEDQHADLTQSRRPLTGCTIFLGYTSNLISSGIRETIRYLVQHNMVDVLVTTAGGVEEDFIKCLAPTYLGDFSLRGKELRENGINRIGNLLVPNDNYCKFEDWLMPILDQMVLEQNTEGVKWTPSKMIARLGKEINNPESVYYWAQKNHIPVLSPALTDGSLGDMIFFHSYKNPGLVLDIVEDLRLINTQAIFAKRTGMIILGGGVVKHHIANANLMVSGDTVLSLGARSGWMHSRSRSMLMPPWSSPCLWLKPLPRKEMPSCLRRMKTEWLQLQEVSPSSIY; this comes from the exons ATGGAGGGTCTTCCGGAAGGGAAGGCACCCGCGGCGGCGCTGGCCGCTGTGCTGAAGCATAGCTCGGCGCTGCCCTCCGAGAGCTCCCAAGTCCGAGGCTACGACTTCAGCCGCGGCGTGGACTACCGTGCGCTACTGGAGGCCTTCGGCACCACTGGCTTCCAGGCCACCAACTTCGGGCGCGCAGTGCAGCAAGTCAACGCCATG ATAGAGAAGAAACTAGAGCCGCTGTCGCAGGATGAAGACCAGCATGCAGACCTGACCCAGAGCCGCCGCCCACTTACTGGCTGCACCATTTTTCTGGGCTACACATCCAATCTCATCAGTTCAGGCATCCGTGAGACCATCCGTTACCTCGTGCAGCACAACATG GTGGACGTCTTAGTGACCACAGCTGGCGGTGTGGAGGAAGATTTTATCAAGTGCCTGGCACCCACGTACCTGGGCGATTTCAGTCTCAGGGGGAAGGAGCTACGTGAGAACGGGATCAACAG GATTGGAAACCTACTGGTGCCCAATGACAATTACTGCAAGTTTGAGGACTGGTTGATGCCCATTCTGGACCAAATGGTGCTGGAGCAGAACACAGAG GGTGTGAAGTGGACACCTTCCAAGATGATTGCCCGACTGGGCAAGGAGATCAACAACCCAGAATCAGTGTATTACTGGGCCCAGAAG AACCACATCCCCGTGTTGAGCCCAGCGCTCACAGATGGCTCCTTGGGCGACATGATCTTCTTCCATTCCTACAAGAACCCAGGCCTGGTCCTGGACATTGTTGAGG ACCTGCGACTCATCAACACACAGGCCATCTTTGCCAAGCGCACTGGGATGATCATCCTGGGCGGGGGTGTGGTCAAGCACCACATCGCCAATGCCAACCTCATGGTGAGTGGGGACACAGTA CTGTCTCTTGGGGCAAGATCCGGGTGGATGCACAGCCGGTCAAG GTCTATGCTGATGCCACCCTggtcttccccctgcttgtggctGAAACCTTTGCCCAGAAAAGAGATGCCTTCATGCCTGAGAAGAATGAAGACTGAATGGCTACAGCTCCAGGAAGTCTCCCCCTCCTCTATTTATTAG
- the WDR83OS gene encoding PAT complex subunit Asterix translates to MSTNNMSDPRRPNKVLRYKPPPSECNPALDDPTPDYMNLLGMIFSMCGLMLKLKWCAWVAVYCSFISFANSRSSEDTKQMMSSFMLSISAVVMSYLQNPQPMTPPW, encoded by the exons ATGTCCACTAACAACATGTCGGACCCGCGAAGGCCGAACAAAGTGCTCAG GTACAAGCCCCCGCCGAGCGAGTGTAACCCGGCCTTGGACGACCCGACGCCGGACTACATGAACCTGCTCGGCATGATCTTCAGCATGTGCGGCCTCATGCTCAAG CTGAAGTGGTGCGCGTGGGTGGCCGTCTACTGCTCCTTCATCAGCTTTGCCAACTCCCGGAGCTCTGAGGACACTAAACAAATGATGAGTAGCTTCAT GCTGTCCATCTCTGCTGTGGTCATGTCATATCTGCAGAACCCGCAGCCCATGACACCCCCCTGGTGA
- the DHPS gene encoding deoxyhypusine synthase isoform X2, producing MRLGLMLDRRRVVEKKLEPLSQDEDQHADLTQSRRPLTGCTIFLGYTSNLISSGIRETIRYLVQHNMVDVLVTTAGGVEEDFIKCLAPTYLGDFSLRGKELRENGINRIGNLLVPNDNYCKFEDWLMPILDQMVLEQNTEGVKWTPSKMIARLGKEINNPESVYYWAQKNHIPVLSPALTDGSLGDMIFFHSYKNPGLVLDIVEDLRLINTQAIFAKRTGMIILGGGVVKHHIANANLMRNGADYAVYINTAQEFDGSDSGARPDEAVSWGKIRVDAQPVKVYADATLVFPLLVAETFAQKRDAFMPEKNED from the exons ATGAGGTTGGGACTGATGCTAGATAGGAGGCGGGTTGTAG AGAAGAAACTAGAGCCGCTGTCGCAGGATGAAGACCAGCATGCAGACCTGACCCAGAGCCGCCGCCCACTTACTGGCTGCACCATTTTTCTGGGCTACACATCCAATCTCATCAGTTCAGGCATCCGTGAGACCATCCGTTACCTCGTGCAGCACAACATG GTGGACGTCTTAGTGACCACAGCTGGCGGTGTGGAGGAAGATTTTATCAAGTGCCTGGCACCCACGTACCTGGGCGATTTCAGTCTCAGGGGGAAGGAGCTACGTGAGAACGGGATCAACAG GATTGGAAACCTACTGGTGCCCAATGACAATTACTGCAAGTTTGAGGACTGGTTGATGCCCATTCTGGACCAAATGGTGCTGGAGCAGAACACAGAG GGTGTGAAGTGGACACCTTCCAAGATGATTGCCCGACTGGGCAAGGAGATCAACAACCCAGAATCAGTGTATTACTGGGCCCAGAAG AACCACATCCCCGTGTTGAGCCCAGCGCTCACAGATGGCTCCTTGGGCGACATGATCTTCTTCCATTCCTACAAGAACCCAGGCCTGGTCCTGGACATTGTTGAGG ACCTGCGACTCATCAACACACAGGCCATCTTTGCCAAGCGCACTGGGATGATCATCCTGGGCGGGGGTGTGGTCAAGCACCACATCGCCAATGCCAACCTCATG CGGAATGGGGCTGACTATGCTGTCTACATCAACACGGCCCAGGAGTTTGATGGCTCGGACTCTGGTGCCAGGCCTGACGAAGCTGTCTCTTGGGGCAAGATCCGGGTGGATGCACAGCCGGTCAAG GTCTATGCTGATGCCACCCTggtcttccccctgcttgtggctGAAACCTTTGCCCAGAAAAGAGATGCCTTCATGCCTGAGAAGAATGAAGACTGA
- the DHPS gene encoding deoxyhypusine synthase isoform X1, whose product MEGLPEGKAPAAALAAVLKHSSALPSESSQVRGYDFSRGVDYRALLEAFGTTGFQATNFGRAVQQVNAMIEKKLEPLSQDEDQHADLTQSRRPLTGCTIFLGYTSNLISSGIRETIRYLVQHNMVDVLVTTAGGVEEDFIKCLAPTYLGDFSLRGKELRENGINRIGNLLVPNDNYCKFEDWLMPILDQMVLEQNTEGVKWTPSKMIARLGKEINNPESVYYWAQKNHIPVLSPALTDGSLGDMIFFHSYKNPGLVLDIVEDLRLINTQAIFAKRTGMIILGGGVVKHHIANANLMRNGADYAVYINTAQEFDGSDSGARPDEAVSWGKIRVDAQPVKVYADATLVFPLLVAETFAQKRDAFMPEKNED is encoded by the exons ATGGAGGGTCTTCCGGAAGGGAAGGCACCCGCGGCGGCGCTGGCCGCTGTGCTGAAGCATAGCTCGGCGCTGCCCTCCGAGAGCTCCCAAGTCCGAGGCTACGACTTCAGCCGCGGCGTGGACTACCGTGCGCTACTGGAGGCCTTCGGCACCACTGGCTTCCAGGCCACCAACTTCGGGCGCGCAGTGCAGCAAGTCAACGCCATG ATAGAGAAGAAACTAGAGCCGCTGTCGCAGGATGAAGACCAGCATGCAGACCTGACCCAGAGCCGCCGCCCACTTACTGGCTGCACCATTTTTCTGGGCTACACATCCAATCTCATCAGTTCAGGCATCCGTGAGACCATCCGTTACCTCGTGCAGCACAACATG GTGGACGTCTTAGTGACCACAGCTGGCGGTGTGGAGGAAGATTTTATCAAGTGCCTGGCACCCACGTACCTGGGCGATTTCAGTCTCAGGGGGAAGGAGCTACGTGAGAACGGGATCAACAG GATTGGAAACCTACTGGTGCCCAATGACAATTACTGCAAGTTTGAGGACTGGTTGATGCCCATTCTGGACCAAATGGTGCTGGAGCAGAACACAGAG GGTGTGAAGTGGACACCTTCCAAGATGATTGCCCGACTGGGCAAGGAGATCAACAACCCAGAATCAGTGTATTACTGGGCCCAGAAG AACCACATCCCCGTGTTGAGCCCAGCGCTCACAGATGGCTCCTTGGGCGACATGATCTTCTTCCATTCCTACAAGAACCCAGGCCTGGTCCTGGACATTGTTGAGG ACCTGCGACTCATCAACACACAGGCCATCTTTGCCAAGCGCACTGGGATGATCATCCTGGGCGGGGGTGTGGTCAAGCACCACATCGCCAATGCCAACCTCATG CGGAATGGGGCTGACTATGCTGTCTACATCAACACGGCCCAGGAGTTTGATGGCTCGGACTCTGGTGCCAGGCCTGACGAAGCTGTCTCTTGGGGCAAGATCCGGGTGGATGCACAGCCGGTCAAG GTCTATGCTGATGCCACCCTggtcttccccctgcttgtggctGAAACCTTTGCCCAGAAAAGAGATGCCTTCATGCCTGAGAAGAATGAAGACTGA